One region of Plasmodium gaboni strain SY75 chromosome 6, whole genome shotgun sequence genomic DNA includes:
- a CDS encoding malate dehydrogenase, with the protein MTKIALIGSGQIGTIVGELCLMENFGDLVLYDVVGGIPQGKALDLKHFSTILGVNRNIVGTNQIEDIKDSDIIVITAGVQRKEGMTREDLIGVNGKIMKGVAESVKLHCSKAFVICVSNPLDIMVNVFHKFSNLPHEKICGMAGILDTSRYRTLIAEKLKVSAEDVNAVILGGHGDLMVPLQRYTSVNGVPLSEFVKKNMISQNEIQEIIQRTRNMGSEIIKLAKASAAFAPAAAITKMIKSYLYNQSNLFTCAVYLNGHYNCSNLFVGSTAKIDNKGVHPVEFPLTKEEQDLYTESIASVKSNTQKAFDLIN; encoded by the coding sequence ATGACTAAAATTGCCTTAATAGGTAGTGGTCAAATCGGAACAATTGTTGGGGAATTGTGCTTGATGGAAAATTTTGGAGACCTTGTTTTATATGATGTAGTCGGAGGTATACCACAAGGAAAGGCTTTAGATTTAAAGCATTTTAGTACCATATTAGGAGTAAATAGAAACATTGTTGGCACTAATCAGATCGAAGATATTAAGGATTCAGATATAATAGTGATTACAGCAGGTGTACAAAGAAAAGAAGGAATGACTAGAGAAGATTTGATAGGAGTAAATGGAAAAATAATGAAAGGTGTAGCTGAATCAGTTAAATTACATTGTTCCAAAGCTTTTGTTATTTGTGTTAGTAACCCACTTGATATTATGGTTAATGTTTTTCATAAGTTTAGTAATTTACCTCATGAAAAAATTTGTGGTATGGCAGGTATATTAGATACTTCTAGATATCGTACATTAATTGcagaaaaattaaaagtaTCAGCTGAAGACGTTAATGCTGTTATTTTAGGAGGACATGGTGACTTAATGGTACCCTTACAAAGATATACATCTGTAAATGGTGTTCCTTTATCTGAATTtgtaaagaaaaatatgattaGCCAAAATGAAATACAAGAAATAATTCAAAGAACTAGAAATATGGGTTCTGAAATTATTAAACTAGCCAAAGCATCTGCCGCATTTGCCCCTGCAGCTGCTATTACTAAAATGATTaaatcatatttatataatcaaagtaatttatttacatGTGCTGTTTATTTAAATGGACATTATAACTGTTCTAATTTATTTGTTGGATCTACAGCTAAAATTGATAATAAGGGGGTACACCCAGTTGAATTCCCTTTAACAAAGGAGGAACAAGATC